From the genome of Novosphingobium sp. TH158, one region includes:
- the hspQ gene encoding heat shock protein HspQ: MERAHFYSPQAGRLVDAPRHSRARFAIGDVVRHKLYDFRGVVFDIDPVFANSEEWYESIPQEVRPTREQPFYHLLAENGDSSYIAYVSQQNLVADSEGGPVEHPSVAELFEDFAEGRYRLRARLTH; this comes from the coding sequence ATCGAACGCGCCCATTTCTACTCCCCGCAAGCTGGCCGCCTTGTCGACGCTCCCCGCCATTCCCGGGCGCGTTTCGCCATCGGCGATGTCGTGCGGCACAAGCTTTACGATTTTCGCGGCGTGGTGTTCGATATCGATCCGGTCTTCGCAAACAGTGAGGAATGGTACGAATCGATCCCGCAGGAAGTGCGCCCGACGCGGGAACAGCCGTTCTATCACCTGCTCGCCGAAAACGGCGATTCGAGCTACATCGCCTATGTCAGCCAGCAGAACCTTGTGGCTGACAGCGAAGGCGGGCCGGTGGAGCACCCATCGGTTGCCGAACTGTTCGAGGATTTTGCCGAAGGCCGTTACCGCCTGCGCGCGCGGCTGACGCACTGA
- a CDS encoding ABC transporter permease: MADQPTSHPDGTVSRHRQFPAQGEPVIHRVNKLGLWTLYIKEVRRFIKVQTQTIWAPAITTLLQLVIFTVALGREGREVLGVSFATFVAPGLIVMGMMNNAFANSSFNFLSGKMQGTIVDYLMPPLSEVELMLALIGAAVTRAVLVGLALAGAMWLYPGVHMAAPHPWAIVWFGLMGSMLLSFVGLLTSMWAEKFDHNAAITNFIIMPLTMLSGTFYVIDNLAPAFQAISRANPIFYVISGFRFGFLGQSDIGSTNEAVLHGAIALGFLNLVLGGITFTLLRRGWKLKS; the protein is encoded by the coding sequence ATGGCCGATCAACCCACAAGTCATCCCGATGGCACCGTCAGCCGGCACAGGCAGTTCCCTGCCCAGGGCGAACCCGTCATCCATCGCGTCAACAAGTTGGGGCTTTGGACGCTCTATATCAAGGAAGTGCGCCGGTTTATCAAGGTGCAGACCCAGACGATCTGGGCACCGGCGATCACCACCCTGCTGCAACTGGTGATTTTCACCGTGGCGCTGGGGCGGGAAGGGCGCGAAGTGCTGGGCGTTTCCTTCGCCACCTTCGTTGCGCCGGGCCTGATCGTGATGGGCATGATGAACAATGCCTTCGCCAATTCCAGCTTCAACTTCCTGTCGGGCAAGATGCAGGGAACGATCGTCGATTACCTGATGCCGCCGCTCTCGGAAGTGGAACTGATGCTCGCGCTGATCGGCGCGGCGGTGACGCGCGCGGTGCTGGTCGGCCTCGCGCTGGCCGGGGCAATGTGGCTCTATCCGGGCGTGCACATGGCCGCGCCGCATCCCTGGGCGATCGTCTGGTTCGGCCTGATGGGCTCGATGCTGCTGTCCTTCGTCGGCCTGCTTACCTCGATGTGGGCGGAAAAGTTCGATCACAACGCGGCGATCACCAATTTCATCATCATGCCGCTGACGATGCTTTCGGGCACGTTCTACGTGATCGATAACCTCGCGCCGGCCTTCCAGGCGATCAGCCGGGCGAACCCGATCTTCTACGTGATCTCCGGCTTCCGCTTCGGCTTCCTGGGCCAGAGCGATATCGGCAGCACCAACGAGGCGGTGCTGCACGGCGCCATCGCGCTGGGCTTCCTCAACCTGGTACTGGGTGGCATCACCTTCACGCTGCTGCGGCGCGGGTGGAAGCTGAAGAGCTGA
- a CDS encoding GcrA family cell cycle regulator, with amino-acid sequence MSWTDERIEKLTKMWEGGATASQIADELGGVSRNAVIGKAHRLGLKARPSPVKAAEGEEAAPKAAAPKQPKPPAEPKAAKPAAEPAPRPAPAAAPAPRAAAPAQPVPGAAPAANQPRIVSVGPGGFLRQGPGDQQAPIPPAPPRRLVPAKPSAEVADKTSLLDLNDRICRWPMGHPGEPDFHFCGEKVNPGFPYCVEHCGRAYQAQLPRGHRRPPPPLPFGGPRVR; translated from the coding sequence ATGAGCTGGACCGACGAACGCATCGAAAAGCTGACCAAGATGTGGGAAGGCGGCGCAACTGCCAGCCAGATCGCCGATGAACTCGGCGGCGTTTCCCGCAACGCGGTGATCGGCAAGGCCCATCGCCTGGGGCTGAAGGCGCGCCCCTCTCCGGTCAAGGCCGCCGAGGGCGAGGAAGCCGCACCCAAGGCTGCCGCCCCCAAGCAACCCAAGCCCCCCGCCGAACCGAAGGCGGCAAAGCCTGCCGCCGAGCCGGCACCGCGCCCTGCCCCGGCTGCCGCTCCTGCACCGCGCGCTGCGGCCCCGGCACAGCCGGTTCCGGGCGCTGCCCCCGCTGCGAACCAGCCGCGCATCGTTTCGGTCGGCCCCGGCGGCTTCCTGCGCCAGGGCCCGGGCGACCAGCAGGCCCCGATCCCGCCGGCACCGCCGCGCCGCCTGGTGCCTGCCAAGCCCAGCGCGGAAGTGGCGGACAAGACCAGCCTGCTCGATCTCAACGATCGCATCTGCCGCTGGCCGATGGGCCATCCGGGTGAGCCGGACTTCCACTTCTGCGGCGAAAAGGTGAACCCGGGCTTCCCCTATTGCGTGGAACACTGCGGCCGGGCCTATCAGGCACAGCTGCCGCGCGGCCATCGCCGCCCGCCGCCGCCGCTGCCCTTCGGCGGTCCGCGCGTCCGCTGA
- a CDS encoding TadE/TadG family type IV pilus assembly protein: MKTLSALQRLMRRLTASRRGNVLAIVALGLPALLVLIGGGIDMSRAYMARTSLQNACDAGVLAGRRAMSKSGTWSTAEQAKAQTMFAFNFQSSTVQASNTSFTMAANAAGEVTGSASTRVPTTLMRMFGWNEYSLNLTCGAELQLASADVMFVIDTTGSMACEPSGSNCTSGSTSKLQGLRDAVRDFYKVVAAAVIDKNTTRIRFGFVPYAMTVNTKDLVSAGDIPTSYFADSHTYQTKLAYFGTPSYAGTDSAPEESIETYPYAITSGDCDYYANNDYPSWGNNPVTSGTAPSTTMTTTYSYSSWTRTSGSSWWATGTCKRKKSVVTTTWSVSGYRFSNYVYRQASVPTASYKGLGPVSYVTSISSSATVPTQGTYDMVTLAAMAGTSGLSRSSDTWDGCIEERATVQDLSMNPVPAGATDLDITSAPSSESSRWKPYWSAMEIWRGNSSATLTTTANYSGMTEYCPSPMKKFTEVDTSSPGTVPSWLDTYLNNLVAWGGTYHDIGMIWGGRLANPDGILASNVNEGNREPSRHIIFLTDGIMEPARTAYSAYGVEAYDARVAPMGTAPADLTTYHNARFLAACNATKAKGYTIWVIGFGVSLTDEMRACSSGGRAYASNDTTTLKNTFKFIAGEVADLRINQ, encoded by the coding sequence ATGAAGACCCTTTCCGCCCTCCAGCGCCTGATGCGCCGCCTGACTGCTTCACGGCGGGGCAACGTGCTCGCCATCGTGGCACTGGGCCTGCCGGCCCTGCTTGTGCTGATCGGCGGCGGGATCGACATGAGCCGCGCCTATATGGCCCGGACCAGCCTGCAGAATGCCTGCGATGCCGGCGTGCTTGCCGGTCGCCGGGCGATGAGCAAGTCCGGCACCTGGAGCACGGCCGAACAGGCGAAGGCGCAGACGATGTTCGCCTTCAACTTCCAGAGCAGCACGGTGCAGGCCAGCAACACGTCCTTCACCATGGCCGCCAATGCTGCCGGCGAAGTGACCGGTTCGGCCAGCACCCGCGTTCCAACCACGCTGATGCGGATGTTCGGCTGGAACGAATACAGCCTCAACCTCACCTGCGGCGCGGAACTGCAGCTGGCGAGCGCCGATGTGATGTTCGTCATCGATACCACCGGATCGATGGCCTGCGAGCCCAGCGGCAGCAACTGCACCTCCGGTTCCACTTCCAAGCTTCAGGGCCTGCGCGATGCCGTGCGCGACTTCTACAAGGTGGTTGCCGCCGCGGTGATCGACAAGAACACCACCCGCATCCGCTTCGGCTTCGTGCCCTATGCGATGACGGTGAACACAAAGGACCTGGTCTCTGCCGGCGACATACCGACCAGCTATTTCGCCGACAGCCACACCTACCAGACCAAGCTCGCCTACTTCGGCACGCCGAGCTATGCGGGGACGGACAGCGCGCCGGAAGAGTCCATCGAGACCTATCCCTACGCCATTACCTCGGGCGATTGCGACTATTACGCGAACAACGACTATCCGAGCTGGGGCAACAACCCGGTGACCAGCGGCACCGCGCCTTCCACGACCATGACAACAACTTACAGCTATTCGTCGTGGACGCGCACTTCGGGCAGCAGCTGGTGGGCAACCGGCACCTGCAAGCGCAAGAAATCCGTCGTCACCACCACCTGGTCGGTCAGCGGCTACCGCTTCTCCAACTATGTCTACCGGCAGGCCAGCGTTCCGACCGCATCCTACAAGGGACTGGGGCCAGTCAGCTATGTCACCTCCATCAGCTCCAGCGCGACCGTGCCGACGCAGGGCACCTACGACATGGTAACGCTCGCGGCGATGGCCGGGACCAGCGGCCTCAGCCGCAGCAGCGACACCTGGGACGGCTGCATCGAGGAACGCGCCACGGTGCAGGACCTGTCGATGAACCCGGTTCCCGCCGGCGCGACAGACCTCGACATCACCTCGGCCCCGTCGAGCGAGTCAAGCCGCTGGAAGCCTTACTGGTCCGCCATGGAGATCTGGCGGGGCAATTCGTCTGCCACGCTCACCACCACGGCCAACTATTCCGGCATGACCGAATACTGCCCCTCGCCGATGAAGAAGTTCACCGAGGTGGACACCAGCAGCCCCGGCACCGTGCCCTCATGGCTCGACACCTATCTCAACAACCTGGTCGCCTGGGGCGGCACCTATCATGATATCGGCATGATCTGGGGCGGCCGGCTGGCCAATCCCGACGGCATCCTTGCCAGCAACGTCAACGAGGGCAACCGCGAGCCCAGCCGCCACATCATCTTCCTGACCGACGGCATCATGGAACCTGCCCGCACGGCCTATTCGGCCTACGGGGTCGAGGCATACGATGCCCGCGTGGCGCCGATGGGAACCGCCCCCGCCGACCTGACGACCTATCACAACGCCCGCTTCCTAGCCGCCTGCAACGCCACCAAGGCCAAGGGCTATACCATCTGGGTCATCGGCTTCGGCGTCTCGCTGACGGACGAAATGCGGGCCTGCTCCAGCGGCGGCCGCGCCTATGCCTCGAACGATACCACCACGCTGAAGAACACCTTCAAGTTCATCGCGGGCGAAGTGGCAGACCTGAGGATCAACCAGTGA
- a CDS encoding TadE/TadG family type IV pilus assembly protein, whose protein sequence is MTRRLLHDRQGAAAVEFALIAPALLMLVLGTFELGLAQYLRAVLEGAMQQAGRNSTLQKSASSQTGIDDYVRTQVRAVMPGANVTFSRRNYSTFSDVLTPEDFTDLNANGRYDSGECFIDENDNRTWDSDVAKSGQGGANDVVLYTATVSYSSTLPMSALGLSPVRELTASTTLRNQPYSSQASRSAVQICG, encoded by the coding sequence GTGACCCGCCGCCTGCTGCATGACCGGCAAGGTGCGGCTGCCGTGGAGTTCGCCCTGATCGCGCCTGCCCTGCTGATGCTGGTGCTCGGCACGTTCGAGCTGGGCCTGGCGCAATACCTGCGCGCCGTGCTGGAAGGCGCGATGCAGCAGGCAGGGCGCAATTCCACCCTTCAGAAATCCGCCAGCTCGCAGACCGGGATCGACGATTACGTGCGCACCCAGGTGCGCGCCGTGATGCCGGGGGCCAATGTCACCTTCAGCCGCAGGAATTACTCCACCTTCAGCGACGTGCTGACGCCCGAGGACTTCACCGACCTGAACGCCAACGGCCGTTACGATTCCGGCGAGTGCTTCATCGACGAGAACGACAACCGCACCTGGGACAGCGACGTTGCCAAGTCCGGCCAGGGCGGCGCGAACGACGTGGTGCTCTATACGGCAACAGTCAGCTACAGCTCTACACTGCCGATGTCGGCGCTGGGCCTTTCACCCGTGCGCGAACTGACCGCATCGACCACGCTGCGCAACCAGCCCTATTCCTCGCAGGCAAGCCGCTCGGCGGTGCAGATATGCGGCTGA
- a CDS encoding TadE/TadG family type IV pilus assembly protein: protein MEFAVAMPLLLLLGMGGIELANYAIVNMRVNQIAITVADNASRAKMTSVSGAAQFREYDVSETFRAADLAYPGMDIFANGRVVLSSLETNASGGQWIHWQRCRGIKAVGSRYGAEGTGAAGTAFAGMGPAGSLITAENGSAIMFAEVYYDYAPLLLPGGRVTIYRSAAMYVRDDRDLTQIYNPLPTVAVLSC from the coding sequence GTGGAATTCGCGGTCGCCATGCCGTTGCTGCTGCTGCTCGGCATGGGGGGGATCGAGCTGGCCAACTATGCCATCGTCAACATGCGGGTGAACCAGATCGCCATTACCGTGGCCGATAACGCCAGCCGCGCTAAGATGACCTCGGTTTCAGGGGCCGCACAGTTTCGCGAATACGACGTATCCGAAACTTTTCGCGCCGCCGACCTTGCCTATCCTGGCATGGACATCTTCGCCAATGGCCGCGTCGTGCTCTCCAGCCTGGAGACCAATGCCAGCGGCGGCCAGTGGATCCACTGGCAGCGCTGCCGCGGGATCAAGGCCGTCGGCTCGCGCTATGGCGCTGAAGGCACCGGCGCCGCCGGCACCGCCTTCGCCGGCATGGGGCCCGCGGGCAGCCTCATCACGGCGGAGAACGGATCGGCGATCATGTTTGCCGAGGTCTACTACGATTACGCGCCGCTGCTGCTCCCCGGCGGACGGGTGACGATCTATCGCAGCGCCGCGATGTACGTGCGCGATGATCGCGACCTCACCCAGATCTACAACCCTCTGCCCACCGTGGCGGTGCTGTCATGCTGA
- a CDS encoding diguanylate cyclase — protein MENDPILNRVRNWFGLGGPLHAEETATPHEAAALPADGAHLIASRALLDQIGTFLLQHRVPIDAESLGFAHDLITGTDPRLAGLVNRRLRDREPIDAEWIAEVRGMTRGDDARSLARLRERLEKSVGDFSRTTSEARSATSDYQSALQSHVDGLQVSTGAGEVLNELATVAKAMLESTRVIEERMARSERETRQLQRRLDEARRNADLDHLTGLPNRRAFEALLEREFSEARRLHDALCVAFCDIDKFKAINDLHGHDAGDRVLKLVARTLAEISDDRCHVARHGGEEFVVLFRGKSAREAFATLDETRESLASRRLVNRATDTPFGQVSFSAGLADVFAFPDPRAALKGADEALYAAKEQGRNRIIIADPAGLTDRAA, from the coding sequence ATGGAAAACGATCCAATCCTGAACCGGGTTCGCAACTGGTTTGGCCTGGGAGGGCCGCTCCACGCGGAAGAAACAGCCACGCCGCACGAAGCGGCAGCCTTGCCGGCCGATGGCGCGCACCTGATCGCCAGCCGCGCGCTGCTGGACCAGATCGGCACGTTCCTGTTGCAGCACCGCGTGCCGATCGATGCGGAATCGCTGGGCTTTGCCCACGATCTGATCACCGGCACAGACCCGCGCCTTGCCGGGCTGGTCAACCGCCGGCTGCGCGATCGCGAACCCATCGACGCGGAATGGATCGCCGAAGTGCGCGGCATGACGCGTGGTGACGATGCCCGATCGCTGGCGCGGCTGCGCGAACGGCTGGAGAAATCGGTCGGCGATTTCTCGCGGACCACGAGCGAAGCGCGCAGCGCGACGAGCGATTACCAGAGCGCCCTGCAAAGCCACGTCGATGGCCTTCAGGTCTCCACCGGCGCGGGCGAAGTGCTGAACGAGCTCGCCACGGTGGCCAAGGCCATGCTGGAAAGCACCCGCGTGATCGAGGAACGCATGGCCCGGTCCGAGCGCGAAACGCGGCAATTGCAGCGCCGGCTGGACGAGGCGCGGCGCAACGCCGACCTTGATCACCTGACCGGCCTGCCCAACCGGCGCGCCTTCGAGGCATTGCTCGAGCGCGAATTTTCCGAGGCCCGCCGCCTGCACGATGCGTTGTGCGTCGCCTTTTGCGACATCGACAAGTTCAAGGCGATCAACGACCTGCACGGCCACGACGCGGGGGACCGGGTGCTGAAACTCGTTGCCCGGACGCTGGCGGAAATATCCGACGACCGCTGCCACGTCGCCCGCCATGGCGGCGAGGAATTCGTCGTGCTGTTCCGTGGAAAGTCTGCCCGCGAAGCCTTTGCAACGCTTGATGAAACCCGCGAAAGCCTTGCCTCGCGTCGGCTGGTCAACAGGGCGACCGACACGCCGTTCGGGCAGGTCAGCTTTTCTGCCGGACTGGCCGACGTCTTCGCCTTTCCCGATCCCCGCGCCGCGCTAAAGGGCGCGGACGAGGCGCTGTATGCGGCCAAGGAACAGGGGCGCAACCGGATCATCATTGCCGATCCGGCCGGCCTGACGGACCGCGCCGCCTGA
- the pnp gene encoding polyribonucleotide nucleotidyltransferase, protein MFDVKTVSMEWGGKTLTLETGRIARQADGAVLATYGETVVLCAVTAAKSVKEGQDFFPLTVHYQEKFFAAGRIPGGFFKRERGATEKETLVSRLIDRPVRPLFPEGFYNEINVIAQVLSFDGECEPDILAMIAASAALTISGVPFMGPIGACRVGYKDGEYTLNPKQDVAIKEGELDLVVAATGNAVMMVESEAKELSEEVMLGAVIFAHDECKKVCDLIIDLAEKAAKEPWDIAISDNSAIKKQLKDLVGADIAAAYKLTSKSARSDALNAARDKAKAAFADQDAQTQMVAIKTLKKVEADVVRGAILKDGTRIDGRKVDQVRPIEAMVGFLPRTHGSALFTRGETQAICTTTLGTKDAEQMIDGLEGLSYSNFMLHYNFPPYSVGEVGRFGAPSRRDTGHGKLAWRALQAVLPSKEDFPYTIRVVSDITESNGSSSMATVCGGALSMMDAGVPLTRPVSGIAMGLILEGEEFTVLSDILGDEDHLGDMDFKVAGTSEGITTMQMDIKVAGITREIFEAALAQAKGGRAHILGEMTKALGSARTELSAHAPRIETLQIDKSKIREVIGTGGKVIREIVAETGAKVDIDDEGLIKISSSDLSQIEAAKNWILGIVEEPEVGKVYNGKVVNIVDFGAFVNFMGGKDGLVHVSEMRNERVEKPTDVVSEGQEVKVKVLEIDNRGKVRLSMRVVDQETGEELEDTRPPREPREPRGDRGDRGDRRGPRGDRGGRDRGPRRDRDDRGPRRDRDEGGNPDHMPAFLKDDD, encoded by the coding sequence ATGTTCGACGTCAAAACCGTATCAATGGAGTGGGGCGGAAAGACCCTCACCCTGGAAACCGGCCGCATTGCCCGTCAGGCTGACGGCGCGGTCCTCGCCACCTATGGCGAAACTGTTGTGCTTTGCGCGGTCACTGCCGCCAAGAGCGTCAAGGAAGGTCAGGACTTCTTCCCGCTGACCGTCCACTATCAGGAAAAGTTCTTCGCTGCCGGCCGTATCCCCGGTGGCTTCTTCAAGCGTGAACGCGGCGCGACGGAAAAGGAAACGCTGGTTTCCCGCCTGATCGACCGTCCGGTCCGCCCGCTGTTCCCCGAAGGCTTCTACAACGAGATCAACGTGATCGCGCAGGTGCTGTCGTTCGACGGCGAGTGCGAGCCCGACATTCTCGCCATGATCGCCGCCTCGGCCGCGCTGACGATCTCGGGCGTGCCCTTCATGGGTCCGATCGGCGCCTGCCGCGTCGGTTACAAGGATGGCGAATACACGCTGAACCCGAAGCAGGACGTGGCGATCAAGGAAGGCGAGCTCGATCTCGTCGTCGCCGCTACCGGCAATGCCGTGATGATGGTTGAATCCGAAGCCAAGGAGCTTTCGGAAGAAGTCATGCTCGGCGCCGTGATCTTCGCGCATGACGAATGCAAGAAGGTCTGCGACCTGATCATCGACCTGGCCGAGAAGGCTGCGAAGGAACCCTGGGATATCGCGATCAGCGATAACTCGGCGATCAAGAAGCAGCTCAAGGACCTTGTCGGTGCCGATATCGCCGCTGCCTACAAGCTGACCAGCAAGTCGGCCCGCTCGGACGCGCTCAACGCCGCCCGCGACAAGGCCAAGGCTGCCTTCGCCGATCAGGACGCGCAGACCCAGATGGTCGCGATCAAGACCCTCAAGAAGGTCGAGGCCGATGTCGTTCGTGGCGCCATCCTCAAGGATGGCACCCGCATCGATGGCCGCAAGGTCGATCAGGTCCGCCCGATCGAAGCGATGGTCGGCTTCCTGCCGCGCACGCACGGTTCGGCGCTGTTCACCCGCGGTGAAACGCAGGCGATCTGCACCACCACGCTGGGCACCAAGGATGCCGAGCAGATGATCGACGGGCTGGAGGGTCTCTCCTACTCGAACTTCATGCTGCACTATAACTTCCCGCCCTATTCGGTTGGTGAAGTTGGCCGTTTCGGCGCGCCTTCGCGCCGCGACACCGGCCACGGCAAGCTCGCATGGCGCGCGCTGCAGGCAGTTCTGCCGAGCAAGGAAGACTTCCCCTACACGATCCGCGTTGTCTCGGACATCACCGAGTCCAACGGTTCCTCTTCGATGGCCACCGTCTGCGGCGGCGCGCTTTCGATGATGGACGCCGGCGTGCCGCTGACCCGTCCGGTCTCGGGCATCGCCATGGGCCTGATCCTTGAAGGCGAAGAGTTCACCGTGCTGTCCGACATCCTGGGTGACGAAGATCACCTGGGCGACATGGACTTCAAGGTGGCCGGCACTTCCGAAGGCATCACCACGATGCAGATGGACATCAAGGTTGCCGGCATCACCCGCGAGATCTTCGAGGCAGCCCTGGCGCAGGCCAAGGGTGGCCGTGCGCACATCCTGGGCGAGATGACCAAGGCCCTGGGTTCGGCCCGTACCGAACTTTCGGCCCATGCCCCGCGCATCGAGACGCTGCAGATCGACAAGTCGAAGATCCGCGAAGTCATCGGCACCGGCGGCAAGGTGATCCGCGAGATCGTCGCCGAAACCGGCGCGAAGGTGGACATCGACGATGAAGGCCTGATCAAGATCTCCTCGTCGGACCTCAGCCAGATCGAAGCCGCCAAGAACTGGATCCTCGGCATCGTCGAAGAACCGGAAGTGGGCAAGGTCTACAACGGCAAGGTCGTCAACATCGTCGACTTCGGTGCCTTCGTGAACTTCATGGGCGGCAAGGACGGTCTCGTCCACGTTTCCGAAATGCGGAACGAGCGCGTCGAAAAGCCGACCGACGTCGTGTCGGAAGGCCAGGAAGTGAAGGTCAAGGTCCTCGAGATCGACAACCGCGGCAAGGTCCGCCTGTCGATGCGCGTGGTTGACCAGGAAACCGGCGAGGAACTGGAAGACACCCGTCCGCCCCGCGAACCGCGCGAACCGCGCGGCGACCGTGGTGACCGCGGCGATCGTCGTGGCCCCCGCGGTGATCGTGGTGGCCGTGACCGTGGTCCGCGTCGCGATCGTGACGATCGTGGCCCGCGCCGCGACCGCGACGAAGGTGGCAACCCGGATCACATGCCGGCGTTCCTCAAGGACGACGATTGA
- the rpsO gene encoding 30S ribosomal protein S15, whose amino-acid sequence MSVTAEKKQEIIKDNARAANDTGSPEVQVAILTSRINTLQGHFKDHHKDNHSRRGLLTMVNKRRTLLAYLKKKDVDRYNALIQKLGLRK is encoded by the coding sequence ATGTCGGTTACCGCCGAAAAGAAGCAGGAAATCATCAAGGACAACGCGCGCGCCGCCAATGACACCGGCTCGCCGGAAGTCCAGGTCGCGATCCTGACCAGCCGCATCAACACGCTGCAGGGTCACTTCAAGGACCACCACAAGGACAACCACTCGCGTCGTGGCCTGCTGACCATGGTCAACAAGCGCCGCACCCTGCTGGCCTACCTGAAGAAGAAGGACGTGGATCGGTACAACGCGCTGATCCAGAAGCTTGGTCTTCGCAAGTAA
- the truB gene encoding tRNA pseudouridine(55) synthase TruB has product MPHGWIILDKPLELGSTQAVGAVKRNLREAGFGKVKVGHGGTLDPLATGVLPIALGEATKLCGRMLDASKTYAFTIAFGAETDTLDLEGKVIATSDVRPTPAQVAAVLPRFTGPVDQMPPAYSALMVDGERAYDLARKGEQFELKCRRVTIHSLEIEGAEDAGITLVAHVSKGTYMRSLARDIARALGTVGHVTMLRRLRAGPFTGEQAISLDKLNEVGKGAPLENVLLPLEAGLVDIPALDLGPEQASMVRQGRVLTGLPQTDGLHWARSGTVPVALVELAGGSATVVRGFNLPDVAE; this is encoded by the coding sequence ATGCCCCACGGCTGGATCATTCTCGACAAGCCGCTCGAACTCGGCTCGACGCAGGCCGTGGGCGCGGTGAAGCGCAACCTGCGCGAGGCCGGCTTCGGCAAGGTGAAGGTGGGGCACGGCGGCACGCTCGATCCGCTGGCAACGGGCGTCCTGCCGATCGCGCTGGGCGAGGCAACCAAGCTGTGCGGGCGAATGCTCGATGCCAGCAAGACCTATGCCTTCACCATCGCTTTCGGCGCGGAGACCGACACGCTCGACCTTGAAGGCAAGGTGATCGCCACCAGCGATGTGCGGCCCACGCCGGCGCAAGTGGCGGCGGTGCTGCCGCGCTTCACCGGGCCGGTCGACCAGATGCCGCCGGCCTATTCGGCGCTGATGGTCGATGGCGAGCGCGCCTATGACCTTGCCCGCAAGGGCGAGCAATTCGAGCTGAAGTGCCGCAGGGTGACGATCCACTCGCTGGAAATCGAAGGCGCGGAGGATGCAGGGATCACCCTTGTCGCTCACGTTTCCAAGGGCACCTACATGCGCAGCCTTGCCCGCGACATTGCCCGGGCGCTCGGCACGGTAGGCCATGTCACCATGCTGCGCCGCCTGCGGGCGGGGCCGTTCACCGGTGAACAGGCGATTTCGCTGGACAAATTGAACGAAGTCGGTAAGGGCGCGCCTCTTGAGAACGTACTCTTGCCGCTGGAGGCAGGGCTGGTCGACATCCCGGCTCTTGACCTCGGTCCGGAACAGGCAAGCATGGTCCGCCAGGGCCGGGTTCTGACCGGACTGCCCCAAACCGACGGGCTGCACTGGGCGCGAAGCGGGACTGTTCCCGTGGCGCTGGTGGAACTTGCCGGTGGATCCGCCACGGTGGTCCGGGGTTTCAACCTTCCCGATGTCGCGGAGTGA
- a CDS encoding site-2 protease family protein, translating to MNDTLLKAAALIVPMVFAIVFHEVAHGLAAKWLGDPTAQERGRLSLNPIRHVDPVGTVVLPGALALMGLPVFGWAKPVPVVPQRMRNPRLGMMLSAAAGPASNFIQALVGAVLLGLLVAAYGSVEEPGEGVRFLVTMLSYVLMINVFIGLFNLIPVPPFDGSHIVEGLLPRPLAQAYGSIRGYGLLLVLLVIVVLPYLIPGFDPVGAIIDKPFKAMMDLYGAVVKGIAGA from the coding sequence ATGAACGATACCCTGCTCAAGGCTGCGGCGCTGATCGTGCCGATGGTTTTCGCCATCGTGTTCCACGAGGTCGCCCACGGCCTTGCCGCCAAGTGGCTGGGCGATCCGACAGCGCAGGAGCGCGGGCGGCTGAGCCTTAACCCCATCCGCCATGTCGATCCGGTCGGCACAGTGGTGCTGCCGGGCGCGCTGGCGCTGATGGGGCTGCCGGTGTTCGGCTGGGCAAAGCCGGTGCCCGTGGTGCCGCAGCGGATGCGCAACCCGCGCCTTGGCATGATGCTTTCGGCAGCGGCGGGGCCGGCGTCCAATTTCATCCAGGCGCTGGTCGGCGCCGTTCTGCTGGGCCTGCTGGTCGCGGCCTATGGCTCGGTGGAGGAACCGGGCGAGGGAGTGCGCTTCCTGGTAACGATGCTCAGCTACGTGCTGATGATCAACGTCTTCATCGGGCTGTTCAACCTGATCCCGGTGCCGCCTTTCGACGGTTCACATATCGTCGAGGGCCTGCTGCCGCGTCCGCTGGCGCAGGCCTATGGCAGCATCCGCGGCTATGGCCTGCTGCTGGTGCTTCTGGTGATCGTGGTGCTGCCTTACCTTATTCCCGGCTTCGATCCGGTCGGGGCGATCATCGACAAGCCCTTCAAGGCGATGATGGACCTTTACGGTGCAGTCGTGAAGGGCATTGCCGGAGCCTGA